TCAGCGACATGGCCCCGGTCCTGGACCGGATCGCCGACGACACCGGCATCGAGGTCCGGCCCACCTACATGGGCACCCTCGACGCCGTGGAACTGCTGGCGAAGGGCAAGGCGGACGGTCGGTACGACGCACTGTGGCTGTCCTCGAACGACTATCTGCGGCTGCGGCCCGAGGCGGCGAAGAAGGTCGTCTCGGAGACGCCCGTCATGTCGAGCCCGGTCGCCGTCGGCATCAGGTCGACGCAGCTCGGGAAGCTGGGCTTCGAGCCCGACGACGTCACCTGGTCGCAGATCGAGAGGGCCGTCCAGGACGGCCGGCTCACCTACGGCATGACGGACCCGGCCCGCTCCAACTCCGGTTTCGCGACCCTGGTCTCCGTCGCCTCGGCCCTGTCCGGCGCGCAGTCCGCCCTGACGGACGCGGACGTCGCTAAGGCCACGCCCCGGCTGAAGGAGTTCTTCAAGGGGCAGAAGCTGACGTCCGGTTCATCGGGCTGGCTGGCGACGGCGTACAAGCGGCGCGGGAACGTCGACGCGCTGCTCAACTACGAGTCCGTCCTCAAGGGCATCCCGGGCCTGACCGTGATCCGCCCCAAGGACGGTGTCATCACCGCCGACTACCCGCTCTCCTCCCTCGCGTCGACGAACACCGCGACCCGTGAGGACGTCCGCCGCCTCACCGAGGCGCTGCGCGGCGACGGCATCCAGCGGCTGATCACCGAGCGCACCCATCGCCGCCCGGTCGTCAGCTCCGTCGACCCCGCACCCGGCCTCGACACCGGCCGGCGGCGCGAACTGCCCTTCCCGGGCACCCGTTCCGTCGCCGACGGCCTGCTGGAGTCGTACGAGAACGAGCTGCGCCGCCCGTCCAGGACGGTCTACGTCCTCGACACCTCCGGCTCGATGGAGGGCGACCGCCTGGAGCAGCTGAAGCAGGCGCTCACCGACCTCACCGGTGACTTCCGCGAACGCGAGGAG
The DNA window shown above is from Streptomyces chartreusis and carries:
- a CDS encoding vWA domain-containing protein; the encoded protein is MRTRILAPALAALALLTACTSQKAADEPDDAPRPGSLRILASSELSDMAPVLDRIADDTGIEVRPTYMGTLDAVELLAKGKADGRYDALWLSSNDYLRLRPEAAKKVVSETPVMSSPVAVGIRSTQLGKLGFEPDDVTWSQIERAVQDGRLTYGMTDPARSNSGFATLVSVASALSGAQSALTDADVAKATPRLKEFFKGQKLTSGSSGWLATAYKRRGNVDALLNYESVLKGIPGLTVIRPKDGVITADYPLSSLASTNTATREDVRRLTEALRGDGIQRLITERTHRRPVVSSVDPAPGLDTGRRRELPFPGTRSVADGLLESYENELRRPSRTVYVLDTSGSMEGDRLEQLKQALTDLTGDFREREEVTLMPFGSGVKSVATHVVDPADPKAGLAGIREETDALTAEGDTAIYTSLEAAYRHLGSGRDTFTSIVLMTDGENTAGADSAGFHAFYIGLDRERRATPVFPILFGDSSRSELEYIAELTGGRLFDAQKGSLDGAFEEIRGYQ